A stretch of the Methylacidiphilum caldifontis genome encodes the following:
- the rnhC gene encoding ribonuclease HIII — MTSSSYSFSFDEKQIKKLKDIIIQKGFELSPLDHGLFRAKTKGTVIQAYKTGKILVQGKEALEFAQNVIEPEILGKVSIGYEEVLHPEYFEAHAGIDECGKGDLFGPLVVAAVFVDKQSARLFIDEGIKDSKRFNSTNRIFELASLIKKKTDYALFSLSPWRYNDLYEKKFRNLNLLLAWAHASAFQKLLHIRPDCPKVLCDRFAKPWVLEQSFKKMGIHHELEQMTKAESDPAVAAASLLARATFLEELSKLSKEVGFSLPKGASAKTAELAKEIFLKNGKQTLRKVAKMHFKTIQKILIESQS; from the coding sequence ATGACTTCTTCTTCCTATAGCTTCAGCTTCGATGAGAAACAAATTAAAAAACTCAAAGACATAATTATCCAAAAAGGCTTTGAGCTTTCTCCTCTAGACCATGGTTTGTTTAGGGCCAAAACAAAAGGAACAGTGATACAAGCCTATAAAACAGGCAAAATCCTCGTCCAAGGAAAAGAAGCCCTTGAATTTGCTCAAAACGTAATAGAACCTGAAATCCTGGGGAAAGTGAGCATAGGCTATGAAGAAGTTCTTCATCCCGAATACTTCGAAGCGCATGCAGGTATTGATGAGTGTGGCAAAGGAGATCTCTTTGGTCCTCTTGTTGTGGCCGCTGTGTTTGTGGATAAACAGAGTGCAAGATTATTTATCGATGAAGGAATAAAAGATAGTAAACGGTTCAATTCAACCAACCGAATATTCGAGTTGGCTTCTTTGATAAAGAAAAAGACCGATTATGCTCTTTTTTCTCTATCACCGTGGCGATACAATGATCTTTATGAAAAAAAGTTTAGAAACCTTAATTTGCTACTCGCTTGGGCTCATGCTTCAGCTTTTCAAAAACTTTTACACATTAGACCCGACTGCCCTAAAGTGCTGTGTGATCGATTTGCCAAGCCATGGGTACTTGAACAATCGTTCAAAAAAATGGGAATACACCATGAGCTAGAACAGATGACCAAAGCTGAAAGCGATCCAGCTGTCGCTGCAGCCTCCCTGTTAGCCAGAGCTACTTTTCTTGAAGAGCTATCCAAGCTCAGTAAGGAAGTTGGTTTTTCCTTACCCAAAGGAGCTTCAGCCAAAACAGCCGAGCTAGCTAAGGAGATATTTTTGAAAAACGGTAAGCAAACCCTAAGAAAAGTAGCCAAGATGCATTTTAAGACCATCCAGAAGATCTTGATTGAAAGCCAAAGTTAA
- a CDS encoding A/G-specific adenine glycosylase, whose product MENQNNILLLEQAIEPNFKKSFWALISRWHSENGFRYPWREAPTPYSILVSELMLQQTQAETVIPYFLAWMERFPNWRSLAEAPEKEVLRAWEGLGYYSRARNLHKIAQWVYFEKKGELPSEPKELLKLPGIGPYTANAVASLAFGRKVPALDGNVIRVIARLMAIDQPVHRRETIRKIFTLATSLMPEDIEASYYNSALMDFGRAICRPKHPKCKLCVLKEICKAKQPGLLAIRPKVTIEEKEEKIAIIREKNRFWMQQESFGKKRYCGLWVFPLFDPEFMEQKAMLFSLRYSFTRYRIFLEAYEASWNKRGLKTQPLKGEWVEEKNVLSLPLPAPHRKIWLQLVAKKPSDRQ is encoded by the coding sequence ATGGAAAACCAAAATAATATACTTTTATTGGAACAGGCAATCGAACCTAATTTCAAGAAAAGTTTCTGGGCATTGATATCCCGATGGCACTCGGAAAATGGTTTTCGGTATCCCTGGAGAGAGGCGCCCACTCCATATTCAATTCTTGTATCTGAGCTGATGTTACAGCAAACCCAGGCTGAGACAGTAATCCCATATTTCTTAGCTTGGATGGAAAGATTTCCAAACTGGAGAAGCCTTGCTGAAGCTCCAGAGAAAGAAGTGTTAAGGGCTTGGGAAGGATTAGGTTATTATTCACGCGCTAGAAATCTGCATAAAATAGCTCAATGGGTTTATTTTGAAAAAAAAGGAGAGCTTCCTTCAGAGCCTAAAGAACTGCTGAAACTTCCAGGGATTGGTCCATATACAGCCAATGCCGTGGCAAGCCTTGCTTTCGGAAGGAAAGTTCCGGCTTTGGATGGAAACGTCATTCGAGTTATAGCACGACTCATGGCTATAGACCAACCCGTCCATCGAAGAGAAACGATTAGAAAAATTTTTACCTTAGCCACTTCTCTAATGCCTGAAGATATTGAGGCCTCATATTATAATTCGGCTCTCATGGATTTTGGTAGAGCTATTTGTAGACCTAAACATCCTAAGTGCAAGCTGTGCGTATTAAAAGAAATATGTAAAGCCAAACAACCTGGGCTTTTAGCCATAAGACCTAAGGTTACAATTGAGGAAAAAGAGGAAAAAATAGCGATTATAAGAGAAAAAAATCGGTTTTGGATGCAGCAAGAAAGTTTTGGAAAGAAAAGATACTGCGGATTATGGGTCTTTCCCCTGTTTGATCCAGAGTTCATGGAACAAAAAGCGATGCTTTTTTCTCTTCGCTATTCTTTTACAAGATATAGAATCTTCCTTGAAGCCTACGAAGCCTCTTGGAATAAGAGAGGATTAAAAACACAACCTTTAAAGGGAGAATGGGTAGAAGAAAAAAATGTTTTATCTTTACCCCTGCCTGCTCCTCATCGAAAGATCTGGTTGCAACTGGTAGCTAAAAAACCTTCGGACAGACAATGA
- a CDS encoding 3-deoxy-7-phosphoheptulonate synthase, translated as MIPIINAHVRQVERLISPAELQRMLPITDKIYKTVIEARENIRAILSGEDSRFLVVVGPCSIHDPKGAIEYALKLKDLRQKVEKEIFIVMRTYFEKPRTTVGWKGLINDPHLDGSCDIEKGLKLARTILLDIVGMGIPTATEFLDSTTPQYISDLVCWAAIGARTIESQYHREMASGLSMPVGFKNGTDGTLQIALDALGAAMYPHSFLGIDEQGMTSIIRTTGNKWGHVILRGGRTRTNYDPESIQDAIERLKQAGLPPRLMIDCSHANCGKQHHIQKSVWHSILEQRVKGNTNIIGAMLESYLYEGNQKIPANLALLKYGVSITDPCIGWEMTEELILEGYRMLKEEREQAHV; from the coding sequence ATGATTCCTATTATTAATGCTCACGTAAGGCAGGTAGAAAGACTTATTTCTCCAGCTGAACTGCAAAGGATGCTGCCGATTACCGACAAAATTTACAAGACGGTTATTGAAGCACGTGAAAATATACGGGCGATTTTGTCGGGAGAAGACAGTCGGTTTTTAGTCGTTGTTGGACCCTGTTCAATTCATGATCCCAAAGGGGCAATCGAGTATGCCCTTAAGCTGAAAGATCTTAGGCAAAAAGTAGAGAAAGAGATATTTATCGTGATGCGGACCTATTTTGAAAAACCTCGAACGACTGTAGGGTGGAAAGGGCTGATTAATGATCCACATCTTGATGGCTCCTGTGACATTGAAAAAGGATTAAAACTAGCGCGAACGATCCTTCTGGATATCGTTGGGATGGGAATTCCTACGGCAACGGAATTTTTAGACTCGACTACTCCTCAATACATTTCTGATTTGGTGTGTTGGGCTGCAATTGGGGCCAGAACAATTGAGTCTCAATATCACAGGGAAATGGCTAGTGGACTCTCTATGCCTGTGGGTTTTAAAAATGGTACAGATGGCACTTTGCAGATTGCTCTTGATGCCTTGGGAGCCGCCATGTATCCTCATAGTTTTCTTGGAATCGATGAACAGGGAATGACCAGTATTATTAGAACCACGGGCAACAAATGGGGCCATGTAATCTTAAGGGGAGGAAGAACCAGAACTAACTATGATCCTGAAAGTATTCAAGACGCCATTGAAAGGCTTAAACAAGCCGGACTGCCTCCAAGGCTCATGATTGATTGTAGCCATGCTAACTGTGGGAAACAGCATCATATCCAGAAATCTGTCTGGCATAGCATACTCGAACAGAGGGTAAAAGGGAACACAAACATCATTGGGGCAATGCTTGAAAGTTATCTCTACGAAGGGAATCAAAAGATCCCAGCCAATTTAGCTCTTCTTAAGTATGGCGTTTCTATAACCGATCCTTGTATTGGTTGGGAGATGACTGAAGAACTTATTTTAGAAGGTTACAGAATGCTAAAAGAAGAGCGTGAGCAAGCTCATGTCTAA